The following is a genomic window from Nicotiana tabacum cultivar K326 chromosome 3, ASM71507v2, whole genome shotgun sequence.
AAGTATATATGCAAACCCCTCCTGGACTTGTTGTGGACAAACCTGGACTAGTATACAAACTAAACAAGTCTCTCTATGGTCTAAAGCAAGCTAGTCGACAGTGGTATGCAAAACTGACTGAGGCTTTGTGCTCAAAAGGATATATACACTCCATGAATGATTACTCACTCTTTTATAAGAAAATGGAGATTCATTCGTGTATGTTgcagtatatgttgatgatgtgttGCTTACTGGAACTGATCAAGAAGAGATCACACAGTTGAAAGACTCCTTGCATGAGCAGTTTAAGATCAAAGATCTAGGGCAATTGCACTTCTTTTTGGGGCTAGAAGTAATATACAAGGATTATGGTGTAATAATTTCTCAAAGAAAGTTTGTGCTGGACATGCTGAAGGAGTATAACTGCCTAGACTACAAGTCTTGTTCTTCACCCTTAGACCCTATAATAAAGCTAAAGGCTAAAGAAGGTATCATTCTACAGGATCCATCATACTACAAGAAACTGGTAGAAAAGCTGAATTTCCTAACTAACACTAGACTGGACATTGCATATAGTATTCAGCACTTGAGTCAATTCATGCAAGAGCCCAGAGAGCCACATTTGAAGGCAGCTTTTCATCTGCTTAGatatctgaaaactgatcccactTTGGGAATCTTCATGTATAAGGATGCAGATTGTACAGTCAGAGCATATTGTGACTCTGATTGGGCAAGTTGTCCAGATTCCAGGAGATCCATTACATGCTATTTGGTGATTCTGGGAAATAGTCATATTAGTTGGAAGTCTAAGAAACAGGAAACTATATCACTATCTTTTGCAGAAGCAGAGTACAAGGCTTTAAGGAAAGTAATGGGGGAACTGGTATGGTTGAACAGGTTGTTTGAAGAACTAGATGTCCCTTTTTCAATGCCTATTTCAGTGTACTATGATAGTCAATCTGCATTTCACATTGCCAAGAATCCAGTCTTCCACAAGAGAACCAAGCACATAGAAGTGGACTGTCACTTTGTGCGCGATCAATTACAAACAGGGTTAATTTCACTCCACCACATTGGAACAGACAGTCAACTGGCAGATATTTTGACTAAAGCCTTAACTGAAATCAAACATGGTGCCACATTGAGCAAGTTGGCTATGTTTGCAACACCTCCAACTTGAGGGAGGAAGTGTTAAGATTAATTATAACTTCCACTAATTTATATAGTTAGTGTATTAATGTTAGCTTTATTAGAGTCAGTTAGTGGTTAGTTGGTTAGCTTAGCTCTGTCTTTACATACTTGTATATAGTGGGAGGAGTCCCATTAGTTTACATAGATTTTTTGAATGAATGATATAGAAATTCTCTTCCAGAATGTTCTTCTCTTCTCATTGAATAGCTTCAAGTTCATGGTACTGAGCTTCCGCCATTGTTGTTGCTGCATTCTTAGCTCAGCTAAGAAAGAAACTACTGTTCCATTGCCGGAATTTTAATAAAATGCACTAAAGGATGGTTATGGTTTAGTGTGAGATAAGTCAGTTATAACTCTTGCCTTtctgttcctttttccttttatccctGCCTTTCTGttccttttcccttttattcCTAAGCACTGCCATAACAGCTTAACCAAATTGGGGGCAGCATTTTCTTTTTTGGAAAACTTATTCACACACGTAATTATACTAAATTAAGCAATTCAATCTTTTAAAGTAACAAAACATATCacttaattatatttaaagtgATAAATAATTATATACAAacatatcttttctttatttgattTGTGTAAGACCGAATGCATAGGAAGTAAGGCTGTATTGTGGCCCGGACTTAGCCCAGGACCGCGGGCCTAACGGGTCAAACGGGTCGGTTCAACCGGGCCTGGGCTCTAGTGGTGTAAAAGCCCGTGGTGGGCCGGTTCAAGACAATTAGCCCGTGAGCCCGGGACCgacaggcgggcctgggccggttcaaccgggcccAACGGGCCTAACGGGCTCCAAcggctaattttttttaaaaaaaaaatttaaaaaagaccaacggtcagatttttaaaatctagccgttggcCTTCAAAATTTATCCGTTGGCcactttaaaaaatagccatttggcccccaaactttgctttaaccccaaactttttataattacacttttttccaattctcaactataaatacccccccatttcatttttactcacaaattcatcaatctctctcaatctctctctaattttcttctataattgcttgctttattattgcaatttcgtgaaaaattgtgaagttggtgaattgaagtattcaagtcttcaacgatattcaattttcaagaagttgttcgtcaattcggtaaacgcgttccaactcttaagttttaatattatagttttgttagttttatttagtacaattataattaatatgacattttctttgaaaaatatttttggtggtaaggataagggaaaataaaaaattggtgaatctagtagccaagctactactcttcccccggctccccgacccagacctgttaCCCATCCTCTaatatatattacataaggcaatatataattatatatacacataatacacccttatatatacatactatacatactatatatactatatatatttatatagctatatataagcaatttatactagtatatacatatatagtttacaagaaagtgccttagataaaaaaaataaaaagatagccCGAAACaaaaaagcccgttaggcccgcgggcccgacccatttagcccaggaccatgtgggcttaggaccaCCGTGGACCGGTTCCACacattgggaccgtttggcccgggaccgcctCATCCCGGCCCGTTATActactatatacatatatagtttacaagaaagtgccttagataaataaaaaaaaaaaactcgaaaCGGAAAAAGCCCGTTAAGCCCGGCCCATTTAGCCCgagaccatgtgggcttaggaccgccgtgggccggttccacacattgggaccgtttggcccaggACCGCCTCAGCCCGGCCCGCCTCAAGCCCAGGCCCATTTGGCCCGGGCCCGGATCACAATACAGCATTAATAGAAAGTCTTGTACCATTTTCTATTATGCTTTTGTATGCTTCCactttttggggggggggggggtgggggggtcTTTTTCTTTAGATCTACAAGAATCATGACTATTAATTTAACCATGTGAATTACAATCATGAGTCTCAACTGAGAGTAATGCCAATAATGTTCCATATGTGATATAAAAAAGATTTCGAGGagtaaataagattttttttatagATATATTTATCAAATCTATTAAATCAACAAATACAATAatttagaaataaaaaagaattagaCTATTTCATGTTGAGTGTGAGCTaacaaattttttgaaaaatacatagaaaggagaaaaaggaaagaaaaagctATGTAGTGTCAAGTGGGTACAGGACAAGAAATCGAATAGTCGTTTTCATAGTCCTTCAAGTGTGTTCCACAACACACAAAAGAGTGAATAACTCAACACCCACTCCCTCTCGTGCCTCCATTTTTCGTTTCTCCTTTCACTTTCACCTAACACTCTTCCAATTCTTTAATTTCTATATATCCTTTTTCTGGTGATTTGCCATAGTAGCCCCAGTGCTCTCTCTCTTATTTGGCCAGAAACCATTACATGAAGTATGACATAAATAAATACCTCATTCTCTCCTCCTCAGCAAACAGCCTAAACCAACACGACACTTTTTATTAATTCTCTCCCTCCACATACTCGTTTTTTTCTTAGTATAAATTAAATGGTACAGTCTATCAACAGTCgcagaatggaataacagaaaaTCTCTCTTATTTTTTTGGTTGCGTCTTCACTCTTCTCGCCTATTTTCACTATATTCTCCCAAAAGAAAAGGATCCCACTTCTTCATTAAACAAACACACCTATTATAACGAGAACGCAAATATAGTTCACAAGCCCTTTCTCTtgctttttttctctctttctgcGGCTCTGCCTCTGCCGCTGCTAACGTTGTTTGCTGACAACACTACACAAATTTCAGAAAGACTAAAAAAAGAGAGCCACAACCCCCTACAAAATTCTTGATTCTCTCACTCCCTTTCTCTCCATTCTTAAGCACAGTTTTTTCTCGTTAAGCTCTCAGAAATAGGTGTAAGCTAAATGGGTATTTGGAGCAACCTACTTGTGCTCCTTCTTACCTGCactattttccatttttgtacACCAGATCCAAACGACGAGATGTGCTTGACCCATCTCAGTCAATCTTTACAAGACCCTTTGAAAAATCTTCAAAACTGGACTAAATCCTCCTTCGCTAAACCTTGTGATGGGTTCACTTCATATCTACAAGGGGCAACTTGTAATAATGGTCGCATCTACAAGCTATCCCTTTCAAATCTTTCCCTTAAGGGTACCATTTCTCCTTATTTATCTAATTGTACCAATCTTCAAGCCCTTGACCTTTCCTCCAACTCCATCACAGGCCCAATACCAATAGAACTTCAGTTCCTCGTCAATCTCGCTGTCCTCAACCTGTCCGCTAACCAACTTTCAGGCGCAATTCCTGAACAGCTCGCCATTTGCGCTTACCTTAACGTCATCGATCTCCATGACAATCAGTTCACTGGTCCTATTCCGCAACAACTGGGCCTCCTTGTGCGGTTATCTGTGTTTGACGTATCGAATAATAGATTGTCGGGTCCAATACCGGTGTCACTGGGTAACCGGAGCGGAAACTTGCCCCGATTCAATGGCAGTTCGTTTGATGGGAATAAGGATCTTTACGGGTACCCATTACCACCTAAAAAGAGTAATGGGTTATCCGTTTTGGCTATTGTAGGGATCGGATTAGGAAGTGGCTTTTTGAGTTTGGTCCTAAGTTTTACTGCTGTTTGTATATGGTTGAGAGTTACAGAGCAAAAATTGGATGCTGAAGAAGGCAAAATCAGTCAACTCATGCCTGATTATTGAACATCAAATCATACTTTTGAGATTACAGGTATGTTAATTTTTGAGGTTGGTTTGTTTTGCCCCCTTTTTTATTTTGCCTTTTTGGGTTTTAAATTTTTCCAAAGAAAAGAATTTCCCTTTTTCTTAGTTTTGGGTTGTTTTCTAggtcattatttttattttaattattttatttagcttcgttttattttttttccttctaacaTTTGACCCCCAATATGTAAAGGATTGAAGAATTTGGAATTGAGTTTCTAGTACATATATTACTTAGCAGTACAGCATTAATCTGTACTCTAATTTGATGCCTGGGAAGTGGGTTGGCTTTGTCCACTCCAGGTTGTACAACTTAGACGTGCGTAGTACTTAtcctttatttaaaaaaataaggcAAATCGTGCATATATGTTAGTCGCCAATCATAGAAAAATGTAGCTCATTTCCAGCACCATGACTTGTTGGGGTGTTGTTTGTAGTTTAGTTTTTGTATTTGGAAAAATCGGAGAAACACGGTGGATGGTTTTGTTAGTACCAACTTTGATCTCGATTTGTCGCTCTGCCGTTATTCTCTTAATTTTCCATTAAAATTGATGACTAAGAAGCCTTGGGTAAACTATCACCACACCTACTATTCTTTTATAACATTAAATTAGAACTtagtaaatttatatttttttaaagacaTTAATTATATGTGTAGAAAAGTCATTCTTGGATATGCATCAAACTGATGATTTATGTATATGATTGAATTCAGTGCCAAAGctagaaaaattttcttttaggatattcaatatttatatatagatataaaaTGTAATAATACTTAATGTATATACACTATATGAATTTTCGTATAATGGTATTCAATTGATCCCCCTCCACGATTGTAGTTCTGCCCCGATTGGTTGAATGTAAGGTTGGTGCCAACTAGAGGTGGCAAACGTGCGGGTCAGATTGGATATGTACGGTGTAAAATGGGcaatttaaaaaatgaataaattatccgacccgatccatatttaatacTGATAAAAAATGAGTTAATCGGCGTCCATATTATCCgcggcttcttgaatatgatcaatTTCGAGAGAATTCTAAGTCTTCCAAACTTGAGGAGtcttccaaacttgaggaactcccaatttgaagctttacaaatataaaagttaaacttattagttatccattggttattcattttctaagtggatTATATGATTATTATCCATATTTGTctcgtttttaaaaagtttataatCCAAtccatttttaataaataatatgaGTGGATAAATGTTTTCTCATTTACCAGCATATAACTAAAGAGATATTTGTGGCGCCTCAATGTTTGGTACAATCATGTTTGTTTACGCGTTGCTATAATGACAGAGTATTAGGCCTAGAAAATTTGCCCAACAAGAAACAGCAAAATCGGAATATTGGGTCGACCAACAAATTCTTCAGGATTATATGACAGATATACTTCTTGTAGCATCGCAATTTCTAATCGTTTGAATCAAAACTCTATCTTGAAACTTTTATTTTCTCCACGTTGTCCCTAATCTTAGGTCTTTACTCAAAATAGGTCCATAATTCCTATCCATTTccacacaaatttaaaagaaatggaAGTGGTAAGATTTCCATTTTTATTTCTGTTCCCCTGAGTGTTactataaaagaaatttcaagaatAATTCCTATATGGCTAAgcgttttctttctttttttatggaaTAGTCTATCTCTTAAAGTTTGATTCCGGAACATCTTTAAGTTAAAAATGTTCCTTCGGTAATCAGCCTTGCATTACCCAAGACGAGTATAGTTCTAAAAGTAGGGGtctacataggtcgggttggttcggattttgtaattatcaaatcaaaccaattgtgtTGGGTTATTagatctaaagaccaaaccaaatcaataaaacTCGAGTTTAGGTTGATGCGGAATAAGCCATTTTTCCCCCGTTTCCATGGAAAGGTGTCGAAGGaatcaatctcgatttttctcgggttttcggatttttttcccGATAAAATCTTCGTAgcacaaaacatataacttgtgtTCAAAATATTTCGTggatcctagtaagatacaactatataatgtattttccaagaaaataattcaaaatataagATGTTTCAtgacattatcctaaaatattcaacaataaagacaataaaattatgtaatataaatattgctaattaaaaagccataataaaaataaacataatctaaaagtactaagccATGCTAAagtaagtagactaataagggagtattaattacatgactaaatgctaaataaaaaataaaaatagattatgcattttatctaaattattgtaaaattaaaaatacatattcaatacattgtcattcgtagtattgaattgaatatcttttgttagcattagaattgatttgattttggtttgggcttttgttaacattatttaagttactaatattaatggctataaaatttattggaacatacaaaagttctaagtccaaccttgaaataataccttaaaagataaaattatgaaaatgtttaagaaatatttataaattacatcacaataagtatatttatatattacatatatctaaaatttctaatATGTAATGTcgagttggtttggtttcggtttgactttctttagttaaaaccaaatcaaaccacttatggtcgggtttttttcccaacaccaaaccaaatcaaaccaaatcataatcgagttttttttctcggtttgactcgaattatcgggttagtgcggtttgtcggtttcctttgtataCCCCTTCCTAAAAGCATAAAAGTTTTGTCAAATCAATTAGCGAAGACATGTGTCATATATACAAATATTTATAAGTTAATATTATTAAGTGATACAATGTAAATTGTTTGGTTTGATATAAATATTGAATAGgaataaatatttttctttaaaactaGCACTAATTGGCAACACTGCAATACGGTAATAATTTAACTGTATTCAGTATTTAGCTAACCAATCTAATTTACTATGATTAAGTGCTAAATTAAAGTGAGAATATTTATGAATTAGCAACACATatgttatgtatttatttatcgaTATAAACATCAGGTTCTCAAACACAGATTTAAACTTCAACGTTTCAAAAACGGCATTATTCAGTGGACATCATATTGTCACCAAACACAATAAGTTACCAATTATCTTTTCTGTATGTGCATAAGTGAAAGTTTGGATTCAAATTTCAGCCTTTTGTGTTATAATTGACTGTAGTGGATTTAAGTCGTTGGCATCATTACTCGCTGTGATCTAGCCGATGTGTCAGCGAAATGTTGTTCCTTAGCTTCTTGActtcttctctttatgattttgAATACTCGTAGTTAGGGGTACATAGGACGGATTGATTCAAATTttacaattatcaaaccaaattaattatgtcggattattaaatttaaagactaaatcaaaccaataaaatttgGGTTTTTCATTTTCGGGTTTTCTCGGGTTTTCTCGAATTTTCGGGTTATTCGgggtttttcgaatttttttccgATAAAATCTTCATAGAacaaaacataaaaattgtgctcaaaatatttcttcaatcctagtaagatacaactatataaagtattttccaagaaaataatacaaaatatgagatatgtcatggcattatcctaaaatattcaataataaagacaataaaattatgtaatataaatattgctaattaaaagtcataataaaaataaacataatctaaaagtactaagtcatgctaaaatacgTAAACTAATAAGTGAGTATTAATTatatgactaaacgctaaagaaaaaataaaaataagttaagcatttttatctaaattattgcaaaacaaaagtagatatttaataaattctcgttcgtagtattgaattgaatgtattttgttagcattagtattgatttgattttggtttgggcttttgttagtactattaatttactaatgttaatggctataaaacttattggaatatttaaaagttctaagtccaaccttgaaataatacctcaaaagataaaattatgaaatcttttaagaaatatttataaattacatcacaataagtatatttatatataaaatatatctaaaatttctatatatgtaatgtcgagTTGGTTttgtttcggtttgactttctttagttaaaaccaaaccaaaccaattatggtcggatttttttgtccaacaccaaaccaaatcaaaccaaaccatagtcgggttttttttctcggtttgactcggattatcggattgatgcggtttgtcggttttttctttgtacacccctactagTATTTAATTTCTCTAGTTAAAATATCTAATAATACATGTTTCGAAGCGTGACTAAAATCATTTTCAAACGCATGATACGGCTTACTGCTGATGATTTATGTAATTAGAGAATTTCATCAACATTAAAAAGTTAAAGCATactctttcaaaaaataaaactccTATATATGTCATTGACCTgtcattttgaaatattttaactATGAGAGTTGTGATTCATAGTACAATATCCACCAAATTATACCTGTCGTTTTTATTATATTCTGAGACATTCCATTTTTTTTTGTAGATATTCTCATAACTTTCAAtgtttaaatttattaaataattttgagttttaaactttgaTGTGAAACTTTTATATCAGactaatattatatataaaaactaATTTCTAATCCAATATCATCATATAAAATTGAAACAATGAAGTAATTTTTCTGtggtttttaaatttataatttttgacAATTTAGTAAATTGATATCCGAGTTGGTACCGAGGATTAAATTATTAATCTTTATACTTTAAATCTGATCATTGTTTCTTGAGATGAAGAAAGTATATTATTTGCTAACCATTACCAAGTTCAATAGTTCTATTGTCATGAAAACTCACGTTTTCAATGAAacacttttttcttttctaacaAAAGAGAAGAAACTAGCGTcatcaacttttttttttcatgcaTCAAGATTAGCAGACAAATATAAAGTAATGTTTTGGTTAAAATGCAAGTTAATAATGTAATATTAAAACCGAAGGCTCTGCCTTTTCGTCTTATTGAAGAATAAAAACATTCAAGCAGATTGGATGGGCCCCTGTGGACAAATATTCAACTCCCCACCGAAAGTAACATCCGATAAAAACcacagaatttttttttttttttttaaagagaaaagaagaagaagcaggctGGTCAAACTGAACATTGACTGTTCTCATTAATGGGTCATTTGAGAATGACATGTGTCATAATACCAATGGACCCCGCTTCATCTAAATGGTTGCTATCTCCACGATTCTGGAATCAGGAGGCTTCCACATACGCACATACCGCACCG
Proteins encoded in this region:
- the LOC107800653 gene encoding receptor-like protein 44, which translates into the protein MGIWSNLLVLLLTCTIFHFCTPDPNDEMCLTHLSQSLQDPLKNLQNWTKSSFAKPCDGFTSYLQGATCNNGRIYKLSLSNLSLKGTISPYLSNCTNLQALDLSSNSITGPIPIELQFLVNLAVLNLSANQLSGAIPEQLAICAYLNVIDLHDNQFTGPIPQQLGLLVRLSVFDVSNNRLSGPIPVSLGNRSGNLPRFNGSSFDGNKDLYGYPLPPKKSNGLSVLAIVGIGLGSGFLSLVLSFTAVCIWLRVTEQKLDAEEGKISQLMPDY